One Misgurnus anguillicaudatus chromosome 20, ASM2758022v2, whole genome shotgun sequence DNA segment encodes these proteins:
- the LOC129442488 gene encoding uncharacterized protein, with translation MSLNGEEVAGTHNPLTKTDNPQPVRSSSRERTFTEKGYEMHKQEAIKHKKEFMRAYGYWKEVAGKVRTALKSFCSQDELNKFREEIQSRHSAVSECYEPIQRNHNATPDIVPKMDACIALTAEISEIIRQRLETVDEAFNPELEKLRVRMALKKDEYGSIFGHTKTDTVLSLSEKSLHSQGSSRHVDAGAELAAQQERIKAVYQIQAQEEVLSKLEEEKQLVLKRLEEERQVALKRIEANMRQEKKRLQQIQAESEVRIAEARVNASESLEHDSKDWLKETDLTVEFKSQLNPRANAYQPPQACANALASPEKDSLTQALINSLSINRLPAPEPPKFSGKALKYVDWKMSFMALIDHQPLPAHEKMFYLKTYLSGEARKAVEGFFYRNTEEAYQGALKVLKERYGNHFIVQRAFRDKLMKWPKIGTSDPAALRECADFLQGCVEAMPHVKGLAILDDCEENHKLLKKLPDWITRRWSRVVTERLDESGDYPSFSCFTRFIQKEARIACNPVASPLLIKNTDDRQSKRARALHTSTKRNNPTERVEKVFNTKSRPPCPICQNEMHGVVKCPTFAAKSLEDKKASIRENNLCYGCLRKGHSSKDCKTRHTCVTCGRRHPTCLHEERENRSVESKERQSTSTDKGTSQEEIKVTSHAVTQRVFATSSIVPVFMSSANEPEKEVVTYALLDTQSDSTFVLEDLLENLNVETKPVQLKLSTMTSVDTPIASKSVYGLRVRGLQSEKQIQLRQAYTRGFIPVDKSYIPTSKTALLWPHLKHLANKLPLLQDCEVGLLIGSDCPLALAPQEVITGGENDPFAQRTELGWSIVGSSNPHLDRQGNQRFVHRVTVKEIPAPSTNDVLKVLELDFNERKYADKDKYVSQDDVRFIQLLSDNIVQRKDGHYEMPLPFKSTEPPLLPDNKKLATIRLQHLKKRLKNNERYKEQYKSFMEDMIKKGDAEPASPATGQQTTWYIPHHGVFHPKKPEKLRVVFDCSAKFRGVSLNDTFLTGPDLINSLLGVLCRFRKEAVAIICDIEKMFHQFYVSPELRNYLRFLWWEDGDLEAEPQEYQMAVHLFGATSSPGCANFGLKYLARQHKEEYPLASAFVERNFYVDDGLISVPSVEEAKELIAEARELCKRGGLHLHKFNSNERAVLDSVDPTERAVTSEPLNLDLNAAPTERALGIQWSLEQDTFSFNVNPQTRPSTRRGILSIIASLYDPVGFVAPFILTGKCILQELCRRGIGWDDPLPEDLSPRWERWKSDLQLLKEVSIPRCYQPQGFCKIVTRELHHFSDASNIGYGSCSYLRSKNEDGEVYCSLVMAKARVAPTKLTSIPRLELSAAVVAARSSVMLRNKLEMPIQAEFFWTDSQVVLAYINNEARRFHVFVANRVQMIREHTSPSQWHYIDTTENPADHASRGLNAADISSSNWLSGPKFLWEQEIHTESYLTPELLLGDPEVRSMQVFTTKVEPSKSDLLTRLDRFSSWSKLLKVIARIKRLNSKQTHLGKLVSVEERERAAESIVKLAQEEAFSQEMKILQRGKGLQNSSPLFRLDPILERGALRVGGRLDQSSLSPEVRHPLILPKEGHITKLILTHCHERICHQGQNQTLTELRANGFWVIGGSKSVAKLIHRCVKCRRLRRPAEEQRMAELPKERVEVSAPFTYCGIDCFGPFITKKARKEQKRYGLIFTCLASRSVHIEMLEDLSTDAFINALRCFISLRGAVRQLHCDQGTNFVGAKNEFKEALKQCDTRTIESFLAERQCEFIFNAPSASHAGGVWERQIRTVRNVLNATLCQYLGRLDDSSLRTLFYEAMAIVNSRPLTVNGVNDPTSLEPLTPNHLLLMKSKTALPPPGKFEKEDVYATKRWRRVQYFVEQFWCRWKREYLMNISTRQKWHTTRRNLKVDDLVIIKEDTPRNQWRLGRVVETTKESDGLVRRVKVLVGERSSAKQDRPTKPLIIERPIQKLVLLLESE, from the coding sequence ATGTCACTTAATGGAGAAGAAGTAGCTGGCACACATAACCCACTCACAAAAACAGATAACCCACAGCCAGTCAGGTCTAGTTCCCGTGAAAGAACATTTACAGAAAAGGGATACGAGATGCACAAACAGGAAGCAATTAAACACAAGAAAGAATTCATGAGAGCTTATGGCTACTGGAAAGAGGTGGCAGGAAAGGTTAGGACCGCACTAAAATCATTCTGTTCTCAAGATGAACTAAATAAATTCAGAGAAGAAATCCAAAGTCGACACAGTGCAGTAAGTGAATGTTATGAGCCCATTCAACGCAACCACAATGCTACCCCAGACATTGTCCCAAAAATGGATGCTTGTATAGCACTCACAGCAGAGATCAGCGAAATAATAAGACAACGGCTAGAAACTGTAGATGAGGCTTTCAATCCAGAACTTGAGAAACTACGAGTGAGGATGGCACTTAAGAAGGATGAGTATGGATCTATCTTCGGACACACAAAGACAGATACTGTACTTTCTCTATCAGAAAAATCCCTCCACTCACAGGGCTCAAGCAGACATGTAGATGCAGGAGCAGAACTCGCAGCTCAACAAGAAAGGATTAAAGCAGTATATCAAATACAAGCTCAAGAAGAAGTTCTTAGCAAGTTAGAAGAAGAGAAGCAGCTAGTTCTTAAAAGGTTAGAAGAAGAAAGGCAAGTAGCTCTTAAAAGGATAGAGGCAAATATGCGTCAGGAAAAGAAAAGACTACAGCAAATTCAAGCAGAGTCAGAAGTAAGAATAGCGGAGGCGAGAGTAAACGCATCCGAGAGCCTTGAACATGACtccaaagactggctaaaagagactGATCTCACAGTTGAATTCAAAAGCCAACTCAATcccagggccaacgcataccaGCCTCCACAAGCATGCGCCAATGCGCTAGCATCTCCTGAGAAAGACAGCCTTACCCAAGCTCTCATTAACTCACTCAGTATTAATCGCCTGCCTGCTCCTGAGCCACCAAAGTTCTCTGGCAAAGCCCTAAAGTATGTAGACTGGAAGATGTCCTTCATGGCCCTCATAGACCACCAGCCTCTCCCAGCTCATGAAAAAATGTTCTACTTAAAAACCTATCTGAGCGGAGAAGCACGTAAAGCTGTAGAGGGATTCTTCTATAGAAACACTGAAGAAGCATATCAGGGAGCCTTAAAGGTCCTAAAAGAAAGGTACGGAAACCACTTCATTGTGCAAAGGGCTTTTAGAGACAAGCTCATGAAATGGCCCAAGATTGGTACCAGTGATCCCGCTGCACTTCGAGAGTGTGCTGACTTCCTGCAAGGATGCGTTGAAGCGATGCCTCATGTGAAGGGATTGGCCATCTTAGACGACTGTGAAGAGAACCACAAGTTGCTGAAGAAATTACCTGACTGGATCACACGCAGATGGAGCAGAGTCGTCACGGAAAGGTTGGACGAATCCGGGGATTACCCAAGCTTTTCCTGTTTCACAAGGTTCATCCAGAAGGAGGCTCGGATAGCCTGTAACCCTGTCGCATCTCCTCTTCTGATCAAGAACACAGATGACAGGCAGTCCAAAAGAGCTAGAGCACTTCACACAAGCACTAAAAGAAACAATCCCACGGAAAGGGTTGAGAAAGTGTTCAATaccaagtcaagaccacctTGTCCTATCTGCCAAAATGAGATGCACGGCGTCGTGAAGTGCCCTACCTTTGCAGCAAAGTCTCTAGAAGACAAGAAAGCCAGCATACGGGAAAACAATTTGTGCTACGGATGTTTGAGAAAGGGACATAGCAGTAAGGATTGCAAAACACGACACACTTGTGTCACCTGCGGCAGACGTCACCCCACCTGTCTACacgaagagagagagaaccgaTCTGTGGAATCAAAAGAGAGACAGTCCACTTCCACAGACAAAGGCACTAGTCAGGAGGAGATCAAAGTGACATCCcatgcagtgacgcagcgtgtcTTCGCCACCTCAAGCATCGTCCCTGTTTTCATGTCATCGGCAAATGAACCAGAGAAAGAAGTTGTAACGTATGCTCTTCTAGACACGCAGAGTGACTCGACATTTGTCTTGGAAGACTTACTCGAAAATCTGAACGTGGAGACTAAACCAGTACAGCTCAAACTAAGCACCATGACATCTGTTGACACACCCATAGCCAGCAAAAGTGTCTACGGTCTACGAGTACGAGGACTACAGTCTGAAAAACAGATTCAGCTACGCCAAGCCTACACTCGTGGCTTCATCCCGGTTGACAAGTCCTACATTCCAACTTCCAAAACAGCGCTGCTCTGGCCTCACTTAAAGCATCTAGCAAACAAACTTCCGCTGCTGCAGGACTGTGAGGTGGGACTGTTAATTGGAAGTGATTGCCCGTTGGCGTTAGCCCCCCAGGAAGTCATCACAGGAGGCGAAAATGATCCATTCGCCCAGAGAACTGAACTTGGCTGGAGTATAGTAGGCTCATCCAATCCACATCTGGATCGCCAGGGAAACCAGAGATTCGTCCATCGAGTGACAGTGAAGGAAATACCTGCACCATCAACCAACGACGTGCTAAAGGTCTTGGAATTAGACTTCAATGAAAGGAAGTATGCAGACAAAGACAAGTATGTGTCTCAAGACGACGTTCGCTTCATTCAGCTTCTGAGTGACAACATAGTTCAAAGGAAAGATGGACACTATGAAATGCCCCTTCCCTTCAAGAGCACAGAGCCTCCTCTGCTACCAGACAACAAGAAGCTGGCAACAATTCGACTGCAGCACTTgaagaaaagattgaaaaataacGAGCGGTATAAAGAACAGTACAAGTCCTTCATGGAGGATATGATAAAGAAAGGTGACGCAGAGCCAGCCTCTCCTGCGACAGGACAGCAAACTACATGGTACATACCACACCATGGGGTGTTCCACCCCAAGAAGCCAGAGAAGCTAAGGGTCGTCTTTGACTGTTCAGCGAAGTTCCGTGGCGTCTCACTAAATGATACGTTCCTAACAGGTCCTGATCTGATCAACTCTCTCCTTGGAGTGCTTTGTCGTTTTAGGAAAGAGGCTGTAGCCATCATATGTGACATCGAGAAAATGTTCCACCAGTTTTACGTTTCTCCTGAACTAAGGAACTACTTACGCTTTCTCTGGTGGGAGGATGGAGACCTCGAAGCAGAGCCACAAGAGTATCAAATGGCTGTCCACCTATTCGGCGCCACTTCGTCACCCGGATGTGCCAACTTTGGTCTGAAGTACTTGGCACGTCAACACAAGGAAGAGTATCCTTTAGCATCAGCCTTTGTTGAAAGGAACTTCTACGTCGATGATGGGCTTATCAGCGTCCCCTCCGTAGAAGAAGCAAAGGAGTTGATTGCTGAAGCACGAGAATTGTGCAAGAGAGGAGGTTTGCATCTACACAAGTTCAACTCAAATGAAAGAGCAGTTCTGGACTCTGTGGACCCAACTGAGAGAGCAGTCACATCTGAACCCCTCAATCTGGACCTAAATGCAGCTCCAACAGAACGTGCTCTTGGTATTCAGTGGTCCCTTGAACAAGACACCTTCAGCTTTAATGTAAATCCTCAGACCAGGCCCTCCACACGTCGCGGCATCCTATCCATCATTGCCTCCTTGTACGATCCAGTCGGATTCGTGGCTCCATTTATCTTAACTGGAAAGTGCATCCTCCAGGAGTTGTGCCGTCGAGGCATTGGCTGGGATGACCCACTTCCCGAAGACTTAAGTCCACGGTGGGAGAGATGGAAGAGTGACCTACAACTGCTGAAGGAAGTCTCAATACCGAGATGTTACCAACCACAAGGCTTCTGTAAAATTGTCACAAGGGAACTCCATCACTTCTCGGATGCCAGCAATATAGGATATGGCTCGTGTTCCTATCTGAGAAGCAAGAATGAAGATGGTGAAGTTTACTGCAGCCTTGTGATGGCAAAGGCTAGAGTTGCGCCAACAAAACTCACAAGCATTCCAAGATTGGAACTTTCAGCAGCAGTGGTTGCTGCAAGATCAAGTGTCATGCTGAGAAACAAGCTTGAAATGCCGATCCAAGCAGAATTTTTCTGGACTGACTCCCAAGTTGTCCTGGCTTATATCAATAATGAAGCAAGAAGGTTTCATGTCTTCGTTGCCAATCGTGTGCAAATGATCAGGGAACACACCAGCCCCAGCCAGTGGCACTACATAGACACAACAGAAAACCCTGCTGACCATGCGTCGAGAGGTCTAAATGCAGCAGACATCTCCTCATCAAACTGGCTATCAGGTCCCAAGTTCCTGTGGGAACAAGAAATACATACAGAGTCTTACCTAACTCCTGAGTTGCTCCTCGGTGATCCTGAGGTCAGGTCAATGCAGGTGTTCACAACTAAAGTTGAACCTTCAAAGTCAGACCTTCTTACCCGTCTAGATCGATTCTCCTCCTGGTCAAAACTCTTGAAAGTCATTGCAAGAATCAAGAGGCTGAATTCAAAGCAAACTCATCTTGGCAAACTTGTGAGTGTGGAAGAACGCGAGAGAGCTGCCGAATCAATAGTGAAGCTTGCACAAGAAGAAGCATTCTCCCAAGAGATGAAGATACTTCAAAGGGGAAAAGGTCTTCAAAACTCCAGCCCTCTGTTTCGCTTGGATCCCATCTTAGAAAGAGGAGCACTTCGTGTCGGTGGGAGACTGGATCAGTCATCCTTAAGCCCAGAGGTCAGACACCCTTTGATTTTACCCAAAGAAGGACATATTACCAAGTTGATCTTGACCCACTGTCACGAGAGGATCTGTCACCAAGGACAGAATCAAACTCTAACAGAACTTCGAGCCAATGGGTTTTGGGTCATTGGGGGAAGTAAGTCGGTTGCTAAGCTAATACACAGATGTGTGAAGTGCAGAAGACTCAGACGGCCTGCAGAAGAGCAACGCATGGCAGAGTTGCCTAAGGAGCGTGTAGAAGTCTCTGCCCCCTTCACATACTGCGGTATCGACTGCTTCGGCCCATTCATCACCAAGAAAGCCCGTAAAGAGCAAAAGCGCTACGGCTTAATCTTCACTTGCCTAGCTTCTCGATCTGTTCACATTGAGATGCTTGAGGACTTATCCACAGATGCATTTATCAATGCTTTAAGATGCTTCATCAGTCTCAGAGGAGCCGTTCGGCAACTCCATTGCGATCAAGGAACAAATTTTGTAGGAGCTAAAAATGAGTTCAAAGAAGCATTGAAGCAATGTGACACCAGAACGATCGAGAGCTTCCTCGCAGAAAGGCAATGTGAGTTTATATTCAATGCTCCCTCAGCAAGTCATGCTGGCGGCGTCTGGGAGCGCCAGATTCGGACTGTCCGTAATGTCTTAAATGCCACACTCTGTCAATACTTAGGCAGACTTGACGACTCTTCCCTTCGAACCCTGTTCTATGAGGCAATGGCCATTGTGAACAGCCGTCCGTTAACTGTAAACGGAGTAAATGATCCTACCTCGCTCGAGCCATTAACTCCGAATCATCTCTTACTAATGAAATCCAAAACTGCCCTTCCACCGCCTGGAAAATTTGAAAAGGAGGATGTCTATGCAACTAAAAGGTGGCGAAGAGTCCAGTACTTCGTTGAACAGTTCTGGTGCCGGTGGAAGAGAGAGTATCTCATGAACATTTCCACTCGCCAAAAGTGGCATACGACTCGACGCAACCTTAAGGTAGATGACTTAGTCATTATAAAGGAAGACACCCCTAGAAATCAGTGGCGTTTGGGAAGAGTGGTTGAAACCACAAAGGAGAGTGATGGACTAGTGCGTCGCGTCAAGGTGTTAGTAGGAGAAAGATCATCAGCAAAACAAGATCGCCCTACCAAACCTTTGATTATAGAAAGGCCCATTCAGAAACTAGTTCTCCTCCTCGAGAGTGAGTGA